One Anoplopoma fimbria isolate UVic2021 breed Golden Eagle Sablefish chromosome 2, Afim_UVic_2022, whole genome shotgun sequence DNA window includes the following coding sequences:
- the copb1 gene encoding coatomer subunit beta — translation MTAAENVCYTLINVSSDSEPPSEVSLKADLEKGEIKAKTEALKKVIIMILNGEKLPGLLMTIIRFVLPLQDHTIKKLLLVFWEIVPKTTPDGKLLQEMILVCDAYRKDLQHPNEFIRGSTLRFLCKLKESELLEPLMPAIRACLEHRHSYVRRNAVLAIYTIYRNFEHLIPDAPELIHDFLVNEKDASCKRNAFMMLIHADQDRALDYLSTCIDQVHTFGDILQLVIVELIYKVCHANPSERARFIRCIYNLLQSSSPAVKYEAAGTLVTLSSAPTAVKAAAQCYIDLIIKESDNNVKLIVLDRLIELKEHPTHERVLQDLVMDILRVLSTPDLEVRKKTLQLALDLVSSRNVEELVIVLKKEVIKTNNVTEHEDTDKYRQLLVRTLHSCSVRFPDMAANVIPVLMEFLSDTNEAAAADVLEFVREAIQRFESLRPLIIEKMLEVFHAIKTVKIYRGALWILGEYCSTKDDIQNVMTEVRRSLGEIPIVENEIKRETGEVKPEDEVSAAPAQKLVTEMGTYVTQSALSSSRPSKKEEDRPPLRGFLMDGDFYVAASLATTLTKVALRYVAIVQDKKKQNSFVAESMLIMVTVLHLGKSSLPKKPITDDDVDRISLCLKVLSECSPLMNDIFNKECRRSLSHMLTVRLEEEKLSQKKESEKRNVTVQADDPISFMQLTAKNEMTSKEDQFQLSLLAAMGNTQRKEAADPLASKLNKVTQLTGFSDPVYAEAYVHVNQYDIVLDVLVVNQTSDTLQNCTLELATLGDLKLVEKPSPLTLAPHDFANIKANVKVASTENGIIFGNIVYDVSGAASDRNCVVLSDIHIDIMDYIQPASCTDAEFRQMWAEFEWENKVTVNTNITDLNEYLQHILKSTNMKCLTPEKALSGFCGFMAANLYARSIFGEDALANVSIEKPIHLGPDAPVNGHIRIRAKSQGMALSLGDKINLSQKKSNV, via the exons ATGACAGCTGCCGAGAACGTTTGTTACACTCTGATCAATGTCTCATCTGACTCAGAGCCCCCTTCTGAAGTCAGCCTAAAAGCTGATCTAG AAAAGGGGGAGATCAAGGCAAAGACCGAAGCCCTGAAGAAGGTCATCATCATGATCCTGAATGGGGAGAAGTTGCCAGGACTGCTGATGACCATAATCCGCTTTGTGCTGCCACTTCAAGACCACACCATCAAAAAACTGCTGCTGGTTTTCTGGGAGATTGTTCCCAAAACAACGCCAGATGGAAAACTGCTTCAGGAGATGATCCTGGTCTGTGACGCCTACAGGAAG GACCTGCAGCATCCCAACGAGTTCATCCGTGGCTCCACTCTGCGTTTCCTGTGCAAGCTGAAGGAGTCCGAGTTGCTCGAGCCTCTCATGCCAGCGATCCGGGCCTGCCTGGAGCACCGTCACAGTTATGTGCGCCGCAATGCCGTCCTGGCCATCTACACCATCTACAG GAACTTCGAACATCTCATCCCAGACGCTCCAGAGTTGATCCATGATTTCCTTGTCAATGAGAAAGATGCCAGCTGTAAAAGAAATGCTTTCATGATGCTGATTCATGCAGATCAG GACCGCGCTCTGGATTACCTCAGCACATGTATCGACCAAGTTCACACTTTTGGCGACATTCTCCAGCTGGTCATTGTGGAGCTGATTTACAAA GTTTGCCATGCTAACCCCTCTGAGCGCGCTCGGTTTATCCGATGCATCTACAACCTGCTGCAGTCGTCCAGTCCGGCTGTTAAGTACGAGGCTGCTGGCACACTTGTAACCCTCTCCAGTGCTCCCACAGCCGTTAAG GCTGCTGCCCAGTGCTACATTGATTTGATTATCAAGGAGAGCGACAACAACGTGAAGCTGATTGTTCTTGATCGTCTGATTGAGCTGAAGGAGCACCCCACTCACGAGCGTGTACTCCAG GATCTTGTGATGGACATCCTGCGTGTTCTCAGCACTCCTGACTTGGAAGTGAGAAAGAAGACCTTGCAGCTGGCACTGGACCTTGTTTCATCGCGCAATGTTGAAGAG tTGGTGATTGTTTTGAAGAAAGAGGTGATCAAGACAAACAACGTAACAGAACATGAAGACACTGATAAGTACAGGCAGCTGTTGGTGCGCACTCTTCACTCCTGTAGTGTGCGCTTCCCCGACATGGCGGCCAATGTCATACCGGTG CTGATGGAGTTCCTAAGTGACACTAATGAGGCGGCTGCTGCTGACGTCCTGGAGTTTGTACGGGAGGCCATTCAGCGGTTCGAAAGCTTGAGACCCCTCATCATCGAGAAGATGCTGGAAGTCTTTCACGCCATCAAAACTGTCAA GATCTACAGGGGAGCGCTGTGGATCTTGGGAGAATACTGCAGCACCAAGGACGACATCCAGAATGTGATGACAGAAGTACGCAGGTCCTTGGGCGAG ATCCCGATTGTAGAAAATGAGATAAAGAGGGAGACGGGAGAGGTGAAGCCGGAGGATGAAGTAAGTGCGGCTCCAGCCCAGAAGCTGGTGACAGAGATGGGCACCTATGTGACACAGAGTgccctcagctcctccaggcCTTCGAAGAAAGAAGAGGATAG acCTCCACTCAGAGGCTTTCTGATGGATGGAGACTTCTATGTGGCAGCTTCCCTGGCCACCACCCTGACCAAAGTGGCCTTGCGCTATGTTGCTATAGTtcaagacaaaaagaaacaaaac TCTTTTGTCGCGGAGTCGATGCTGATCATGGTCACCGTGCTGCACCTCGGCAAGTCCTCGCTGCCCAAGAAGCCAATTACAGACGATGACGTGGACCGCATCTCGCTGTGCCTCAAGGTTCTGTCAGAGTGCTCGCCACTTATGAATGACATTTTCAACAAGGAGTGCCGCAGATCTCTGTCACATATGCTGACTGTCAGACTGGAGGAAGAGAAGCTGTCGCAGAAG AAAGAGTCTGAGAAACGCAACGTCACAGTGCAGGCAGACGACCCGATCTCCTTCATGCAGCTCACAGCCAAAAACGAGATGACTTCTAAGGAGGACCAGTTCCAGCTCAGTCTGCTGGCTGCTATGGGCAACACTCAGAGGAAGGAAGCTGCTGATCCCCTGGCTTCAAAACTCAACAAG GTGACCCAGCTGACGGGCTTCTCAGACCCAGTGTATGCTGAAGCCTATGTTCATGTCAACCAGTATGACATCGTGTTGGACGTGCTGGTGGTCAACCAAACCAGTGATACTCTCCAGAATTGCACCCTGGAGCTGGCCACTTTAG GTGACCTCAAGTTGGTTGAGAAGCCTTCACCTTTAACTCTGGCTCCTCACGACTTTGCTAACATCAAGGCCAATGTCAAGGTCGCTTCTACTGAGAACGGCATTATATTTGGCAACATTG TCTACGATGTGTCGGGAGCAGCTAGCGACCGAAACTGCGTCGTCCTCAGTGACATCCACATTGACATCATGGACTACATCCAGCCAGCGTCCTGCACCGATGCAGAATTCAGACAGATGTGGGCAGAGTTTGAGTGGGAAAACAAG GTAACGGTGAACACCAACATCACTGATCTGAACGAGTACCTTCAGCATATCCTGAAGTCCACCAACATGAAGTGTCTGACTCCTGAGAAG GCACTGTCGGGCTTCTGCGGCTTCATGGCTGCCAATCTTTACGCTCGTTCTATCTTTGGAGAAGACGCCCTGGCTAATGTCAGCATCGAGAAGCCCATCCACCTGGGGCCTGACGCACCTGTCAACGGACACATACGCATAAGAGCCAAAAGTCAG GGGATGGCCTTGAGTCTTGGCGACAAAATCAACCTCTCCCAAAAGAAGTCAAATGTCTGA